A window of the Canis lupus baileyi chromosome 8, mCanLup2.hap1, whole genome shotgun sequence genome harbors these coding sequences:
- the LOC140637524 gene encoding large ribosomal subunit protein eL34-like: protein MVQRLTYHRRLSYNTASNKTRLSRTPGNRIVYLYTKKVGKVPKSACAVCPGRLRGVRAVRPKVLTRLSKTKKHVSRAYGSSMCAKCVRDRIKRAFLIEEQKIVKVLKAQAQSQKAK, encoded by the coding sequence ATGGTTCAGCGTTTGACATACCATCGTAGGCTGTCCTACAATACAGCCTCTAACAAAACTAGGCTGTCCCGAACCCCTGGCAATAGAATCGTTTACCTTTATACCAAGAAGGTTGGGAAAGTGCCAAAGTCTGCATGTGCTGTGTGCCCTGGCCGACTTCGAGGAGTTCGTGCTGTGAGACCTAAAGTCCTTACGAGATTGTCTAAAACGAAAAAACACGTCAGCAGGGCCTATGGTAGTTCCATGTGTGCTAAGTGTGTTCGTGACAGGATCAAGCGTGCTTTCCTTATTGAGGAGCAGAAAATCGTGAAAGTGTTGAAGGCACAAGCACAGAGTCagaaagctaaataa